The Clostridium sp. DL-VIII DNA window CTAAAACACAATTTTGAGTTGGTATTTTAAACTTACACATGAAGTCTTTAAATGACTTTAATATATTATATACACTGTCAATGGTATCTACTGCTGGGTTAAGACCTATTACAGCATCGCCTACTCCATAACTTACTCCTTCCATAACAGAAGCCATTATCCCATCAAGGCTGTCTGTTGGATGATTTGGCTGAAGTCTTGCTGAAAGTGTTCCGCTCTTTCCAATAGTGGTATTGCACGTAGCAGTATTTATGAGCTTTCTTGATGCACATATAAGATCCATATTACTCATAAGTTTAGCTACACCTGCTATAACTTCTGAAGTTAACCCATCTCTTACTCCTTTAATTTCATCTCCATCTTTTGCTAAGAGAAATTCCCTAAATTCACCTATTGTCATTCCTTTAATATTATTAAAAACTTCTTCGTTTACTCCATCTTGAATAACTCTAGTGATTTCGTCTTTTTCATAATCTACCACAGGATTATTTCTTAAATCCCCTATAGTAAGCTCTGAAAGTACAATTTTTGCTGCAACTCGTTCTTCAGTTGAATTTGCTATAATTCCTGCAAGTCTATCTCCGGATTTTTCTTCATTTGCCTTTGCAAGAACTTCCTTTACATCTTTGAAATTATATACTTTTCCAAAAAGCGCTGTTTTTAAAATCATATCTGTCTCTCCTTCATTTAGTGACAATTAGCAGATAAGCACATAATGCCCATCCGCTAATTTACAGTTAACGATGTACGATTTCTGATAAAATCCTATTTTTGAAAATATATGTTGTAATTGATTTTCTACATTTAGCATCTGAATATTTATTTATCGGATAGACATCCTAAATGTAATTTTATTATTGCAACATTTTATAAACTTTTCTTCTTTCATTTTCAATTATTAATTGTACATTGTTCATCGTCACTTATATAGTTTCTCCATCAAGCTGTTCTTCTACACTTGTTCCACTAACCTTTGAATATATAAAATAATAAATTATTGCTAAAGCATAAGCCCCCACTACCCATAGGACAGTAGAAAAATTCGAGATAATTAACGCAACTAAAAATACGAATGCTATTATAATTGCTACAGCAGGTACAATAGGATAAGCAACTTTAAAAGGTCTGTTAAGCTCTGGCTCTCTGCTTCTTAAAATAAATAAAGAAATCATACTTATTATATATAATGCAACAGCCCCAAAGGATGATATAACAATGATTACAGCAGTTTGTCCTGTTAAAACAAATATCATTCCAATTAAACTCATTATAACTATAGAATGCACTGGTGCACCTTTAGAATTTGTCTTTGACAAAAATTTTGGCAAATATCCAGCTCTTGACATTGCAAACCCTTGTCTCGAATATCCTATAATTATTCCATGAAGACTTGCAATAAGACCAAATAATCCTATGAAGCTCATTGCATTTGATAGAAGCCCTGCTCCATATATTCCCTCTAAGGCTGTAGGTAGTGGTGAATCTGATGAACTTATAGTTCCTGCATCTGTTGTTCCTGCTGTTACAAAGAAAGTTGCAAGTGCTAATACTACAAGAGTAGCTATCCCTAAAATAAAACCTTTTGGTATGTCTCTTTTAGGATTTTCACATTCTTCAGCTGACATTGCTCCTCCTTCAACAGCCAAGTAAAACCAAATTGCAAATGGTATTGCACCAAAAATTCCACTGAAGCCGCCTTTGAAAATATCGCCACCAAGAATATTACTCATCTCGATATGTGGCGCACCTGCTCCTACAAATAATATTAATCCTGCTATAGCAATAACAGTAACAGTAAGTTCAACTTTAGCTGCTGCTTCAATTCCAAGGCAATTTATGATTACAAATATTGCATAAGCGATTATGGCTGCTATAACTGCTGGAACTCCTGGTATTAGAAAATTAATATATGCGCCAATTGACAAAGCTATTGCTGGTGTTGCAAATAAAAATTCAACTAAGCATGAAAAACCGGCAAAAAAACCACCAAACTTTCCAAGAGCCCTTGATGCATATTCTGAAGGTCCTCCTGCATGAGGAATCGCAGTAGAAAGCTCTGCATAACTAAACATAAATGTAGTATAAAAAACTGTAACTATTAAAATTGCTACTATAAATCCAACTGGACTTGTAAAGTCCAATGCATAATTCCATCCACAATACATTCCCGATATAACCATACCAACTATTATTCCCCAAAGCTGTATTGGTTTTAAAGTCTTTTTTAATTCATTATTCATCTTTATCACTCTCCATATATCTATTCAAATTAACAGATTAATTTAAAATTTATAAAATAAAATTAATTGATTATTCCTTAAAACATTCAAAGCAATTAAAAAATTTTATATACAAAAACCCCTTAAAGCCTGATGTTTACTATAAATATTTATATATTTTTCTTCTTTTATATTTTCATAGTAAAATATTAATAAATTTTTATATTTAAATTTATTAATATTTAAATACTTTTATATTTTTATAGTTAAATATATTAATAATTAAGTATTTTTGTATTTTTATAATTAAATTCTTTCATACATAAATAGTTTCATAGTTACCTTTTTAATATTTAACTTAGCAGTTATAAATTAATGTCTTTATGACTACAGGAATCGCATCACCTATAGGCAGACCTATATCCATATAGTCTCCATTCTTAGTAGATATTTTATCTATACATATAACTTCTCTTTTCTTTTTTAAATTTAATAAAATTATCTGCCCAAGAGCTTTTCCAAAATCATTTTCTAAAATTACGATTATTGGTCCATCAATTTCTTCATACAACTTTATTATTTGATTTCCAATTATCTTAAGCTCTTCGTAACTTGGACTCTTAGGCCCTATAAGAGAAATTGCTATTGGAGATTCTTCATATATACTGATATTTTTAATTCCTTGAGCATATATTTCATTTAATTTCTCTTCTTTGTAAAATGGTTTTAATATAGGTATATTTTTAAGTGGTAGTACAGATTTATCAAAAGCTATTGTGCTGCCGCTTATTGTCATTGAATGATTTCCTGCTCCAATTACTGTTGCCCTTATTTTTTCTTTTGGAGATATCACAAGCTTCTTATATTTTTTAAATTCTGTACTTATACAATTTCCTAGCACCACTCCTATATCTTTGTGTTTCATGGCTTCTTTAAGACTAAGCTCTACATTTATATCACCTATATATTCACCTATTCCTCCTGAAAAACTTATATAATCTGCTTTAATCCCTGCAAAGCCTTCAGTTATAAATAACTTTTCAGTATCTTCTCTCATTTCTTTTAAGATACAAACCTCTGATAAACTGCATGCTAATTTTTTGCATAAAGATTCTATATCCTTTATATCTGCTATTTTCCCAATTTCAATATCTAGATTTAACTTCTTTATGAGAAATTCAATTCTTTTTGAAATATAAATGACTTTCCCTTCATCATCAAACTTAATAAGTCTTCCCCCAATATCCAATGCAAAGGTTTCTTCACATTCACCGCAGTTGAAAATTGCTGCGTTAGTTGTCCCTCCTCCAATATCAAGATTTATTATTCTTCTGTTACGCTCCTTTGACATATCACAAGCACCTGAACCAAAGCCTGCAAGTAATGACTCAAGTTTAGGGCCTGCAGTTGCTACTACAAAATCCCCTAGAAACTCCGAAAGACTATTAGATACTTCTGCTGCATTTTCTTTTCTTGCAGTTTCTCCAGTTATAATTACAGCTCCTGTTGATATCTTATTTTTTTCTATTCCGCTTGATTTAATAGCCTTAGCGACAATCTCTTTGACTTTACTAAAATTAATAGTTACCTCATCTAATAAAGGTGTAAATTCAATAGGGCTTTTATAGATTATTTCTTTTCCATCAATTACTGTTTCCCTTATTAATGAAGAACTTAAAATGTTTTTGAGCTTTAATTTGCTGACTATGACTTCCGTTGTCGATGTCCCAATATCAACTCCTATACTATATATCTGACTTTGTAAAATATATTTTCACCTCCTAAAATAAAAAAGAAGACAATGATGCAAATTAATACTTGACACCATTGTCTTTTATATTGAATTTCATATAAGCTTATTAAATAAGATTCCTGCAAAATTATTTAATCAATATACTAAAAAATGGCGCTTAAAGAACAAATTCCTTTAAGCACCATTACTTAATATATTACTGACATTGTATATCTACTTTTCTATCTTGTAAATATATTTTCACTTTTTCTTTACAAAATTAACTTATAGCTATGATTAACTTAATTATCTTTTTATTTTCTTGTATTATAAACGTCTTTCCTGTGTATTAAATTTTTCATGAAAGAAAATTTTAACATAACTCTAAAATCATTTGGCCATAACATAAATATTTTTCATATCTTCAGTATTAAGAGGCTTAAATGCTCCAATAGTTCTTGTATTCTTAAAACTGCATTTATACGATAATTCGTCTATTTGCTCGTCTGTTAATTTAACTCCAAGCTCACTTATTGAAGTTGGCATATCAATTTGATGATAAAAGTTTTCCATTGCTTTAATTCCTTCTAAAGCCACTTTCTCCGGATTACGGAAATCATTCGATACTCCCATTACATTCACAGCAAATTGTACAAAACGTGTAACATTACTCTTATATACATATCTAGCCCAGCTTCCCCATACTGCTGCAAGCCCAGCTCCATGAGCTACATCAAACATACCTCCAAGTTCATGTTCAAGCTGATGACATGCCCAGTCTCCAATAGACCCACATCCTGTTAATCCATTATGTGAAAGACTTCCTGCCCACATAATCTCAGCACGAGCATCATAATTTTCAGGTTCTGTCATCAATATCTTTGCATTATTAATTACTGCCCTCATTAGACCTTCGCTAATGTTATCTGTAATCTCCATACTTTCTGATTGAGTAAAATAACGTTCCATTGTATGCATCAAAATATCTACCGCACCACTTGCTGTTTGATATTTAGGCAATGTATAAGTAAGTTCTGGATTCATAATCGCAAATTTGCAGCGTGAGTAATTGCTATTAAAGCCTCTCTTTAGCCATCCATCTTCATTTGTAATTACTGATGAATCGCTCATTTCACTTCCAGCTGCTGAAATAGTCAATATTGCACCAATTGGCAGACAGCCAGTAACCTCTGCTTTTCTAGTATATATATCCCACACATCACAGTCATTTGCCATTCCATATCCTATTGCTTTAGCAGAATCAATAACACTGCCTCCACCAACAGCTAATATAAAATCAACGCCTTCCTTTTTGCATAGCTCGATACCTTCATATACTTTTGAGAGTCTAGGATTTGGAACTACGCCTCCTAAACTTATATAATCAATGTCTTCTCTTTTTAAAGATTCAAAAACTCTATCTAAAAGTCCTGATTTCTTTGCACTATTTCCACCAAAATGCACTAATACTTTCTTACAGTTTTGGGACTTCACAAGAGCACCTACCTGCATCTCTGCGCCTTTTCCAAAAACTACTTTAGTTGGTGTATAAAATTCAAAATTCTCCATTAACTAACACGCTCCTCAATACATTTTATGTTTTATATCATACCCAATAAATTTATTTTGCTTACATATATTTCATGAATTACATAAATAAATTTATTTTATACAATATTATCATAATACTTCGAGCAAGGTCTATGTCAAGGAAAATTAAGGAAGATTCAAACTTAAAGTGGATTTCTAAGCTTCTTTGCTTAATATTGCACTAATATCTTTTTCCAGCTTATCAACTTCAGTTTTATGAACTAATTATCACATCATTTAAAATTTCTAATCTTCTGTCCTCTTCATTTCCTACTGCATTGTCCTTAAGTGAAAAGCGAAACATATTAGATCCCAGATTTTTAGAAAGCTCACTTACATTGTCTACTTCCTTGTAATCAAGCTTTATTTTGTCATCATAAATATCAACCACTCTAAATGCATTGATGTCTAAAGTAGCTGCTGTCTGAACAAAATGCCAATTATCTCTTTTACATATCGAATTAGCATGATTATGACCACAAAAAAATATTCCACGCCCTTTATGCAACGCTAAAATTTTATTTAACTCTTCAATTTGTTCTATATATGAGTTTTCATCTTTTGAGAAAGTTGTAGTTCCGTAGACTGGATGATGGGAAAAAATAAGAATTGTCTTACCTGTTGAATGTATGATTTCATTTTTAAGCCACTGAAGCTGTATCTCATCCATATATCCTGCCCAGCGCTCATGATTTGTTTCAAGAGTTGAATCAATAAAAATCATTATAATATTATCTTCACATATAGAAAAATATCTTTCTTGCTTTGTAATACTTAAAATATCATTTTTTGATAAGCTATAGCTATCATGATTTCCTAGTACATGAATAAAGTTAACTCCTTTATTTTTCATTGCACTGCATACATATTCCAGTTCTTGTTTATTACCATAATTAGTTAGGTCACCCAAAGATATATGATAATCACCTTTAGTTTTTAAAAAGTTATATATCACCTTTTCATAATACTTATCTCTAATATCAAATATCTGCTTATCTTTCTCCGTATCCATTTCTTCAAGAGATGAATAATGAAAATCTCCTAATATAACAAGCCTCATAATATAAATTCCTCCTATCTTATTTCTATTGTCACTATATCACTTCATTATTAACATTTAATTATGCTATTGTTAATTTAAGTGAATTACTTATTAAATTGTAAATTTCCTTTTATATTATTGGGTATATTCTATGTAACTTTTTTCAAGTTCTGCTATAATAAGTGTTATATGTAACTATACCCTAATGAACATATATAATTTATGATAAATTTGGAGCGAGATGAGAAATGAAGTATTTCAAAAAATTAATAGGCACGCAGGTCTATTTATCACCTATGAATGTTGAAGATGTTGAGAGTTACGTTAAATGGTTTAATGATTTTAGTCTTACAGATGGATTAGGAGTTTCATGTAACATTTCATCTTTTGAAAGTGAAAAAGAATGGATCTTACATAATTCTAATAAATATCATTTTGCAATAGTTAGTTTAGATAATGATGAATTAATTGGTAATTGTGGAATTCAAGAAATTGATCAATTAAGGCAATGTGCAGAAGTCGGATTATTTATTGGTAATGAAAAAAATCGTAATAAAGGATATGGAGAAGAAGTACTTAACTTATTACTAGATTATGGATTTAATTATTTAAACCTAAATAATATAATGTTGAAAGTTTTTTCATTTAATGAAAGAGCAATTAATTGTTATAAAAAAGTTGGGTTTAAGGAAATAGGAAGAAGAAGACAATGCTATTATTTGAAAGGAAAATTTTGTGATGAAGTGTATATGGACATATTAAGAGGAGAACGAAAATTTATATAAATAAAAAGTGAATTTAGTGGGAAATATATTTTGGGAGGTGATATTATGTTAGTAAAAGATATAATGTCAAAAGATATAGTAAGCTTAAATTCAAAGGATTCTGTTGAAAGAGCTGCTAAAATGATGAAGCAGTTTGATGTTGGTTCAATACCTGTATGTGATCAGCAAAAATTAGTCGGAATTGTTACAGATAGAGATATTACCTTAAATTCTGTAGCATCCGGAGCAAACACAAGCCAGCAAAAAATATGTGATGTTATGAGTTCTAATCCTGTTACAGGACGCCCTGAAATGGATGTTCATGATGCTGCAAGAATAATGAGTGACGAGCAGATAAGAAGACTTCCTATTGTAGAAAATAATAATCTTGTAGGAATAGTAGCTCTTGGAGATATTTCAGTTGAACCTAACCTTCAAGATAATGCAGAGAATGCACTTAAAAACATCTCACAACCTGGAACAAACAATCACGCGTAATTCTCAGTTAATTTAATCTGCTGAGAAAACTGCAAAAAACTCATAAAACCATGCATTACAAAAGTATAAACACTTTTTCATGCATGGTTTTTTATTTATGAAAATTTTTAATTTTTAATTTTCTTAAAATGCTATTTTATTATATTAGTTAAATTATTACCAAAAAAATTATTCAAATTGATCTCCATATCCTGCCATTAACAATTTAACAACAACATTGTAACTTCTGATACCATCTTCCTGGCCGCCCGCTTTTAGTATCTTATCATATACATTGTCGTATAAATCTGATATTCCACCTCTATAGCTATCCCAAAATAAGGCTTCATTTTTTAGCTCCAGCTTCACATTGTCAGAAAGCTCACCATTTATTTTTTTGAAAGCATCTAAGTTAGAATAATATAAATCACTCATGCAATAAGAATATGCCATAAAATACCCACTATATTGATATTCGTAACTATTTGAATTAATACATGCGAGAAAGCTTATATAATTTGCTTCATATTCATTTATAAATCCTTTTACATGACTTAATTCATGGCAAATAGTACTTGGAATATCGACTTGTGGCATATCATTATTATAGTTAGCTTCAAGAGTAAAATTTGTCTCTCCTTCTAATAGTTGATAAGACATTACCTTAGAAAAAATATATGGCTTAGGAATAGGATAATAGCCTTGAAGAAACGAGTAAGTCTTACCCAAATTTTTCATATTATCTCTTCCTTCCTGCCTTACATTAGTATCCAATTTTAAAAATCCATTTTGATCCTTTTGTATCTTTCCATCTAATTCATTAAGCTTATCTTTAAAACGTTCGCAAATCTCAATAAGCCTTTCTTCGTCTGAATTATTACTAACCTTCAAATTTGTTAAAGTAACAAAATCCGTTCTAAAAGAGTTAACACCTAAAGCTATCATATTTAAAAACAAAAAAACTGATACATAGATCAGAAAATTACTCGTTGCTCTTATAATAATTTTCTTAAACGAAAGTTTTTTAGTTATGCCAAGATAAATATACCTTATTAATCTAACTAATATAAATATTGAAAAACCATATAGTATTATCTCATATACTGAAAAGGGAATTAGCGAAAATCCTCTTGGAATAGTATTAAGTACTATTATATAGATATATTTATAGTACAAATCTGAAAATTTATCTATATATCTTGCCATAATAAATAATGCAGCACTGACTAAAAATAATACTACACTTATTTTTAACTTTCTTTTATTAGATAAAATTTCTCTTGTTTCAGTTAAATTATTCATTTTCTTCTAGCCTTTCATACCGTAATCATCCATTTAAAACTTTCATGTATACTTTATATTATACCAATTATTAAAAGCATTTTTTTATTAAACTATCTTACTGCCATGTATTTCATCCGCACCTGTATACTCCAACAGAAAATCTCTGTTTTCCTTATTTACACCTTTTCCTGGCATAATTGAAATTCTTGCATCAGCATAATCAACTAACTCTTTTAAGGTATCTTTACCAGACATAGCATCTTTAGCTCCACCTTTTGTAAGTATTCTATCTACACCAAGCCCTATTAATTCATCAACTGCTGCAAACTTATCTTCTACTTCATCAAATGCCATATGAAAAGTTATGCTCATAGGTTTAGCCAATTGTACTAATTCCTTAATAAGTCTTTTATCTACCCTACAATTTTTTATTGCTCCAATCACCACTCCATAAGCTCCAAGCTTTTTACACATTTCTATATCATATTTCATTATTTCTGCTTCATCTTCTGTATATACGAATTTTCCTCCACGCGGCCTTATAATAACCATTACAGGAATATTTAATTTCTCTATAGTCTTTTTAATTGTTCCGAAGCTTGGAGTAGTTCCATCCTCTAACAAATTATCACATAACTCTATTCTATCTGCTCCTTTATGAGCAGCTGAAACAGCATCCTCATAATTTCCAACACACATTTCCAATATGGCCATATTTATTTGTACCTCCAGTATTATTCCTTTAATTGATAGTAAATTTTATATTAATTATTGTCTATTTTTTAGTTATTTAACTGCTTTTCTCGTAGAAATTAATTTCTCTTCTGTCTCTTTATTAAATCTCATTTTGTCTTTACATTTATTTTATATTAAAATAAAATTTTTTGCCACCATCTATATACTTAAGCATATGAACATAGTTTTCTGCAACACGTGCTACAACATTTGTCCTATGATCCGCCTTCTGATTAGTTTTTAATATCTGCAATTCTCCCATATACCTCATGTATTCTTCATTGCATATGTGAAGAGTTAAAAAACACAACTGCCCCTGCAATGAATGATTTTTTTTCAATTATACTTGAAGGGCAAAAGCAATGAATTATTAGAGAAATGAATTTGATGATGTGTTGTCAGATAGCTACTGGGTTGATTATATCTGTTATTAAAGGCCATTTAAATAATAAGTATCCATTAGGAGAATTAGAAATAAAACAAACTATAGAAGCCTGCTGGAGAGCTATAAAAATTTAACTAAAGACTTTTATGCAAACATATTATATGGAACGAAAAAGGTTAAAGGTTTAGTATTCTTATACTGAGGCTTTAACCTTTTCATTTGTATAACTTTTAATTTATTATTATTTTCAACGTTCTCATTTACTATTCTAGCATACTAAATAAAAATTCTAATTTTATTTATTTCTTTTTCCTATTCTTCATAAAATACAATGCTGCAGCACTTACTGCAAATACTAAAAATAATCCTGTAATTATAAGCAATGCTTTAGCATTACCACTTAAAGCTTCAATTTTTTCATAAGCAGGCTTTGAAGTTTCTTTTTTCATTTTATATGTTTTAATATCACCATTTTGATCTATTATTACACAATCTCCATTAAGTTTTGAAAGCATTTCAGTTGAACTTAAATAAGTTAATGAATCTTTTAATATTTCGCTATCTGGTGATGTTAATACAAGCATAGCTTTTTGACTATCAAACTTAGATATATCAAATTGAAAATCAGCAATTTTTGAGCTAAAAGGATCTGTTAACTCCAGTTTTTCATTTGATAAAAGTTTAG harbors:
- a CDS encoding CBS domain-containing protein — protein: MLVKDIMSKDIVSLNSKDSVERAAKMMKQFDVGSIPVCDQQKLVGIVTDRDITLNSVASGANTSQQKICDVMSSNPVTGRPEMDVHDAARIMSDEQIRRLPIVENNNLVGIVALGDISVEPNLQDNAENALKNISQPGTNNHA
- a CDS encoding phospho-sugar glycosidase domain-containing protein, with the translated sequence MCFLTLHICNEEYMRYMGELQILKTNQKADHRTNVVARVAENYVHMLKYIDGGKKFYFNIK
- a CDS encoding ethanolamine ammonia-lyase reactivating factor EutA — translated: MLQSQIYSIGVDIGTSTTEVIVSKLKLKNILSSSLIRETVIDGKEIIYKSPIEFTPLLDEVTINFSKVKEIVAKAIKSSGIEKNKISTGAVIITGETARKENAAEVSNSLSEFLGDFVVATAGPKLESLLAGFGSGACDMSKERNRRIINLDIGGGTTNAAIFNCGECEETFALDIGGRLIKFDDEGKVIYISKRIEFLIKKLNLDIEIGKIADIKDIESLCKKLACSLSEVCILKEMREDTEKLFITEGFAGIKADYISFSGGIGEYIGDINVELSLKEAMKHKDIGVVLGNCISTEFKKYKKLVISPKEKIRATVIGAGNHSMTISGSTIAFDKSVLPLKNIPILKPFYKEEKLNEIYAQGIKNISIYEESPIAISLIGPKSPSYEELKIIGNQIIKLYEEIDGPIIVILENDFGKALGQIILLNLKKKREVICIDKISTKNGDYMDIGLPIGDAIPVVIKTLIYNC
- a CDS encoding iron-containing alcohol dehydrogenase, which translates into the protein MENFEFYTPTKVVFGKGAEMQVGALVKSQNCKKVLVHFGGNSAKKSGLLDRVFESLKREDIDYISLGGVVPNPRLSKVYEGIELCKKEGVDFILAVGGGSVIDSAKAIGYGMANDCDVWDIYTRKAEVTGCLPIGAILTISAAGSEMSDSSVITNEDGWLKRGFNSNYSRCKFAIMNPELTYTLPKYQTASGAVDILMHTMERYFTQSESMEITDNISEGLMRAVINNAKILMTEPENYDARAEIMWAGSLSHNGLTGCGSIGDWACHQLEHELGGMFDVAHGAGLAAVWGSWARYVYKSNVTRFVQFAVNVMGVSNDFRNPEKVALEGIKAMENFYHQIDMPTSISELGVKLTDEQIDELSYKCSFKNTRTIGAFKPLNTEDMKNIYVMAK
- the eat gene encoding ethanolamine permease; translated protein: MNNELKKTLKPIQLWGIIVGMVISGMYCGWNYALDFTSPVGFIVAILIVTVFYTTFMFSYAELSTAIPHAGGPSEYASRALGKFGGFFAGFSCLVEFLFATPAIALSIGAYINFLIPGVPAVIAAIIAYAIFVIINCLGIEAAAKVELTVTVIAIAGLILFVGAGAPHIEMSNILGGDIFKGGFSGIFGAIPFAIWFYLAVEGGAMSAEECENPKRDIPKGFILGIATLVVLALATFFVTAGTTDAGTISSSDSPLPTALEGIYGAGLLSNAMSFIGLFGLIASLHGIIIGYSRQGFAMSRAGYLPKFLSKTNSKGAPVHSIVIMSLIGMIFVLTGQTAVIIVISSFGAVALYIISMISLFILRSREPELNRPFKVAYPIVPAVAIIIAFVFLVALIISNFSTVLWVVGAYALAIIYYFIYSKVSGTSVEEQLDGETI
- a CDS encoding copper homeostasis protein CutC, with product MAILEMCVGNYEDAVSAAHKGADRIELCDNLLEDGTTPSFGTIKKTIEKLNIPVMVIIRPRGGKFVYTEDEAEIMKYDIEMCKKLGAYGVVIGAIKNCRVDKRLIKELVQLAKPMSITFHMAFDEVEDKFAAVDELIGLGVDRILTKGGAKDAMSGKDTLKELVDYADARISIMPGKGVNKENRDFLLEYTGADEIHGSKIV
- a CDS encoding DUF3810 domain-containing protein; the protein is MNNLTETREILSNKRKLKISVVLFLVSAALFIMARYIDKFSDLYYKYIYIIVLNTIPRGFSLIPFSVYEIILYGFSIFILVRLIRYIYLGITKKLSFKKIIIRATSNFLIYVSVFLFLNMIALGVNSFRTDFVTLTNLKVSNNSDEERLIEICERFKDKLNELDGKIQKDQNGFLKLDTNVRQEGRDNMKNLGKTYSFLQGYYPIPKPYIFSKVMSYQLLEGETNFTLEANYNNDMPQVDIPSTICHELSHVKGFINEYEANYISFLACINSNSYEYQYSGYFMAYSYCMSDLYYSNLDAFKKINGELSDNVKLELKNEALFWDSYRGGISDLYDNVYDKILKAGGQEDGIRSYNVVVKLLMAGYGDQFE
- a CDS encoding metallophosphoesterase family protein gives rise to the protein MRLVILGDFHYSSLEEMDTEKDKQIFDIRDKYYEKVIYNFLKTKGDYHISLGDLTNYGNKQELEYVCSAMKNKGVNFIHVLGNHDSYSLSKNDILSITKQERYFSICEDNIIMIFIDSTLETNHERWAGYMDEIQLQWLKNEIIHSTGKTILIFSHHPVYGTTTFSKDENSYIEQIEELNKILALHKGRGIFFCGHNHANSICKRDNWHFVQTAATLDINAFRVVDIYDDKIKLDYKEVDNVSELSKNLGSNMFRFSLKDNAVGNEEDRRLEILNDVIISS
- a CDS encoding GNAT family protein — translated: MKYFKKLIGTQVYLSPMNVEDVESYVKWFNDFSLTDGLGVSCNISSFESEKEWILHNSNKYHFAIVSLDNDELIGNCGIQEIDQLRQCAEVGLFIGNEKNRNKGYGEEVLNLLLDYGFNYLNLNNIMLKVFSFNERAINCYKKVGFKEIGRRRQCYYLKGKFCDEVYMDILRGERKFI